GCGGTGATATCGTAATGACACAGGCGAACATCCACTCCACATTCTTTGAGGGCTTTCACTTGATAATGTATTTTCTTACTAATTCCATTGGCTTTGTCAAAGCCATGGAATATAAGGAACAAGGCTTTCATTCGTTATATATAAATCTCTGTATATTGTTTATTTTGTCTATTTACTTTCTCTTACACATGATACTCCGCACTTTCCCTATAATGTCATACTCATGCGTAGCCTGTATATATCCTCCAAAGATAATAAAACTAATTATACCTTTAGCAATAATTGTCACAAAAATATTCATTCCTTCCAGTACATATTGCATCGGAATAAGGGCTAGCACTATCAAAGTGCTAATTATCAATGGAGAAATAAGCTGACGCATGAATGGCCAGGCACTTCTTCGGAAAGTTACCCGGTACATTTGCCAATAACATTGTATAAAGTTGATGGTGAACGTTATCACGATGCAACTTGCCACTGCTGTCAGCGTTTCGAAGTAGAAGATTCCGAGCAATATACCTGCCACGTTGAGTACAGATGAAAATACTCCGCACACAAACAAGCTCCGTGTATCGCCTGCCGCTTGAAAGATGGAACCGGACGAAGAAAGTATAATCTGAATCCCTACGGAGAGTGACAGAATCCGGAATACAGGTACAGATGGCATCCATTGATTACCGAAAATAATAATTGTCACTTCTTCTGCTGTGAAGAAAAGCAGTACACTAAGTGGAAGACCAATAAAGGCAAGAAAACGGACAATGCGTTCGTAAGAACTTAACAGTTTTCCTTTGTCATTCTGAAAATCACTGAAAATAGGGTGCATCACCGGAGTGATGACTTGTGTGATATTCTGCAAAGGCAGCATCATCAAGCGGTAAGATTTCTCATAATATCCTAAGTCGGACATGCCCATGTATTTGCCAATCAGTAGTTTATCCAGATTTCGACTGAAATAGTTGATGACGTTGAACAGGAATTGGTAGGCAGAATAGGAAAATATCTTCCGGAGTACCGTCAACCCCAATGTGAAGCGCAGCCGTTGCGGATAACGCTGAAAGGAGATAACGAATATCAGTATGCTGGATACAATCGGGTTGATAATTAATGCATATAGTCCTGCTCCGCAAAGGGCAGCGGTCACGGCGGCTGCACCTGCGGAGATTTGAATAACGAAGCTACGGATAGCTATGAATTTAAATTCTCTGTTCCGGTAGAACAATGCTCCCGGCACGATGGTGGCAGAGGCAAAAAAGAGGTTGACAGACAGCAGTTGACACAAAGTCCGTAGAGTATTGCTCTGGTAATAATCGGCAATAATCCACGAAGAAGCGAAGAATAAGACACTGATTCCGATACCTGTCCATACGGTGAATGAAAAAATATCCGACAAATCATCTTTAGTCAACGATTTGTGTTGGATGATGGCGGGAGATACTCCCATGTCGGTGAGAAGATTGAAGAACGCGATGATTACGGTAGCGACAGCTACGATTCCGAAGTCATCCGGTGATAATAGGCGGGCCAGTATTCCTGCTACGACAAGGGATATGAAGACGCCGCTGTATTTAGCCAATGCAGTGTAAAATACCCCTGAAAATAATTGACTCTTAGTGTTATTAGCCATTGATTGCTTGTTTATATGTTTGTGCGTATGCTTGTCCCACTTTGTGGATGCTCATATTTTCCATGCCGTACGTGTAATTCACTTCCCCTTGTCCCCATGCGGCAAGCCGGCGGGCTTCTTCGAGTGCTCGCAGGATGTCTTTTTTGTTGTCGGGATTGAATGTCGGGTTACCGGTTTCGGAAAGCAGTTCGCCGATGTTTCCCACTTTGGGACCTACCACCACTTTGTGATAGAGGAAAGCAAGGGGTACGTTACCCGAATTTAATATGTCTTTCCGTTGGATGAATATCACGTCTGAAGCAGCCATATAGTAGGGCAGGTCACAGTTGTCTATCAGCTCGTCGTTGGCTCCTGCCTGTAGTTTATATATGCGGTTAAACAGTGGCATGAATAGATAATATCCAGCCCTTGAAATCCATCGTTTGAGGAAATTCCTGCCATAGTTGTTGTGTCTTGAAAAAGGATAGAGGCGTGGAGCTAACAGCATCTTGCGTTCCTCATTCCAGCTGCGGAACGCTCCGAGCACCATGCGTATTTCTTCACGATTGCGAAATTTTCCAAAGGCAGTGACAATGAATGCATCTTGCGACAGATTGAGATATTGGCGTGCGCGTTCTACGCTGATATCTTCTTTGTAAGTGTATTGGTAGATGTGGTGAGGGATCACTGTATTCTGGCTGTCAGGATATCTTGTGAGAAATTCGCCACGACTGAAACGCCCCATGTGTACGACGATGTCACTCTGCGATTCGATAATATCATAGGCCCGGCTTATGATTTCATTAGCATAATGTGGACGGACATTGTGTCGTGTGTAGATAAACCGTGTTCCTCGTGAACGAAAAAAACGGATACGTTCTTCCAGTCGGCGAATAGTGTCGGGGTTGCTACATGTCCACCCTATAACTTCTTCCGGCCATTGGAAATGTATGATATCATAATCCGTATCCGACTCCCAAAACTCTTTTGTGGAACATCGCACGTCAATGCCAGCCATCCTGATCGCATCGCACAAAACTGGTACGAACAAATTGTCCGTATCTCCGTTTTCTCTAAAGACAATGAGTGCTTTTACCGATGGATTGCTTGTGTCTTCACTCTCATTCATGTTTTTTCCTTTGATTTTGAACAGCTAAGCTGTGCTACAAAGGTAATAAAAGATATGAAAATAACTATCTTTTTTTGATCTTCTTTTCATTGCTCGGCTCCTTGAACGAACCATTCTTCTTGTTCGCACCAAGCTTCCTGTATTTTAAGAGTATAGCCTCTTCTTTATTAGCATTTCTCGTTTAACAGAGCTTTTCCTAATCTGGTAACAAATGTTGTGAATGTTGATGACACAGAAAAACGTTCAGCTAAATACTACATAGTGAAAAAACATCTATCATACTTTTACCAGCAAAAACAGGTTATCTGTCATCTACAAAATAGCCGAATAAAGGTCTTATATGCATGAGATAGCTTGCTTTTATTGTAATTAATCCGTATAAATACGATTATCATGGCTTAATAATCCAACTTTAACAGCGATAAGTTTATAGCCCACATGTGTGTGATGCACAGCCCATATGTGCAGGCTGTACGGTTTACATGCGTGGGCTATACAGCCTGCATGTGTGAGCTATAGAAAGACCACCGCTCCCAATAGATTATTAAGCTGTCAGATACAGGTTATTTCCTATATAGTGTGCATCCTCATGCCTTTTAAAGGCTAATTTCATCTAATACTATACTAAAATAGACATAGTATAGACATGATAGATACCTGTTTTTTGCAATAAAAATATGATAGATACATTTTTTGAAAGTCATCTTTCATGTTTATTCTTTTGATAATTAGATGATTATTGAAATGTATGATAGTATGATAGATGTTTTTTACTATGTGGTATGTAGTTCGAAAGTTTGATAAAAAAATAGTGGGATGCCTGGAGACCAAATGAGAATTCATGAGGCGAACAAAAAGAGCGGGGCACTGTTATAGGAGCCCCGCTCTTTTTGTTATTTCTAATTATTATTTTTTTATTAAGCAAACTCTTTGTATATATTTAGCAGTGACTCTGCTGCGTTCCGCCAAGAGAACTGTTGGCTGCGTTTTAATCCATATTCTACTTGTTTCTGATAGAATGTTTCATCACTTTCCAGTTGCAGTATTTTTTCTGTAATGTCTTTAGAATTAAACGGGTCGGCTAGTAAAGCACCTTCTCCGGCTATTTCAGGCATAGCCGATGTATTACCTGCTATAATAGGTGTTCCACAGGCCATTGCTTCCAACATTGGGATACCGAAGCTTTCCCGAAGAGAAGGATAAAGAAATGCGAATGCTCCAGCATAAAGTGCTGGAAGGTCGGTATTCGCAATGTATCCGGGGAAGCGAAGATAACTTTTGATTTTAGTTATCTTTTCTTCTTCCAAGATCCGGTCGATAGCGTCTTCTTTGAGGTCGGCAATAAGTAATGGGAGTTTTTGTACCGACTGTTTCAGGTAGTCGCTGTATGCTTTTAATACTCTTGGGGTATTCTTTTTAGGATCAGTATTTCCCAAAAAGAACAGGTAGTTTTCTGCATCGATATACTTCCGGGTTATCTCAGGCGCTTTCGGTTGTAGATGAAAGTGACTGTTGAAGCCATTGTACACAGCTACTAGTTGTTCTTCTGGTAAGTGTAACGCTTCGAGAATCCGCTTTCGTTCGAATTGTGAGACAGTGATAATCTTTTTGCATTTGGGAAGTATACGGGGGACGACGAGCCGACGATAATGCCACCCCATTTCCTGATACCATGACAGGCTGGACGACTGTCGTTTTTCTAGGTAAATAATGTCATGTAGTGTCAGTACCAATGGTACAGAACAATGGAGAGGAGCCGTGTTGCTGGTGCAATGTAACAGATCAGGCTTAATGCTTTTCACTGCTCGAGGAAGAGCCACCTGTTCCCAAAGCGGATATGTGGGGCACTTTAATTCGATGATATGCACGTTGTCCGAACTCTCGAGGCATCTGTCTTCGCCCGGACTGATAAAGATAAAGTATTCATTCTCATGATCCATTTTCTGTAACTCTCGAATTGTTTCGAGAGCGACGAAATCCATTCCATGTTTATTAGGACGGAAGATACGTTGGGCTTCAATGGCTATTTTCATAATCTTTTCTTTTTAGTGGGGTGATGATGTTTTTCTTTCTTATTATAATAAGGCTTTTTCTTAAGTTGCTGCGTTAAGTAAATTCTGGTTATGAATGTTCTTCTCCATGCTCTGTATGGATGAACTTCTTGTAGGCTCCTTTCAACTTAAATAGATTGCCGATAGTGTTAAGTGCCAGTATGGGTATCTTGATGATAGCTTTTCCTAATTGCTTGTTGAGCAGGTTGTTCGGTATGGGGAGTATCATTGCTGCTATCTGGGCTGCAGATAATATCCACCATTTAATGGCTATTGTCCATTCGTGTCCGGAGGAATTGTCTTGAAGGCTTAACCAGATGCCGATAGCAGTGAAAATAAGCGTCAGTCCGAAAACAGCTGCCAGTTGTATCAATCGTGGCGGAAGCATCCATTGTATTATTTTGTCACAGTAGTCGATATTGCCTTGACAGATTGCTTTCCATAGTCCGGACAGTGAACTGCGGAGAATGCCGAATTGTGCAGCTATCCAACGTTTACGTTGATTGCTGATGGCTTCTTCTTTCTGTGTCTTTTCGTCATAGATTGGTATCTGTGGCAGGTAAGTGGTGTGAATTCGTTGCTGTAAAAGCAATACTTCCAACTCTTTGTCTTCACCTGCCGTTTCGAGGTGTTTTACATTTTGCCTGAACCACTCTGCTTCAAAGGCCATTCCTGAACCGGAAAGAGCAGCTGAAAGTCCAAGGGTGTTGTGCCCACTGCGGAAAATGCCGTTATTGATTTCTTCGCTAATACCGTCGAGAACAGAAATATCTGTGTTCAGGTTCTTGCCTGTTCGGTGAGCTTGTAAAGATTTTACACCGTTATCAAATGCACGGTTTACTTCTGCCAGAAAATCCGGGGAAGTCAGGTTGTCGGCATCCATGATGACTACAATGTCGTAAGGTTCGCCTTCGATAGAATCTATTGCCATTGTCAGGGCTTTAGCTTTGGAGCTTTCTTTGTAATCCGCTATTAGTAGGCGAATAGGCAGAGAACGCAGTGTGTCATTGGTTGTAGATTGCATTTGGTCGGAAATAACGATAACGTCGAATAATTCCTGTGGATAATCCTGCTCTAGGAAACTGCGCGCGGAGGAGACAATAACACGGTCTTCCTTGTAGGCTGGGAAGAATACGACAAAACGCCGGAATGTACGGGTTTCCGGAAAATGGGGTGCCCGGTAGAATTT
The Bacteroides luhongzhouii DNA segment above includes these coding regions:
- a CDS encoding lipopolysaccharide biosynthesis protein, with the translated sequence MANNTKSQLFSGVFYTALAKYSGVFISLVVAGILARLLSPDDFGIVAVATVIIAFFNLLTDMGVSPAIIQHKSLTKDDLSDIFSFTVWTGIGISVLFFASSWIIADYYQSNTLRTLCQLLSVNLFFASATIVPGALFYRNREFKFIAIRSFVIQISAGAAAVTAALCGAGLYALIINPIVSSILIFVISFQRYPQRLRFTLGLTVLRKIFSYSAYQFLFNVINYFSRNLDKLLIGKYMGMSDLGYYEKSYRLMMLPLQNITQVITPVMHPIFSDFQNDKGKLLSSYERIVRFLAFIGLPLSVLLFFTAEEVTIIIFGNQWMPSVPVFRILSLSVGIQIILSSSGSIFQAAGDTRSLFVCGVFSSVLNVAGILLGIFYFETLTAVASCIVITFTINFIQCYWQMYRVTFRRSAWPFMRQLISPLIISTLIVLALIPMQYVLEGMNIFVTIIAKGIISFIIFGGYIQATHEYDIIGKVRSIMCKRK
- a CDS encoding glycosyltransferase family 1 protein, translated to MNESEDTSNPSVKALIVFRENGDTDNLFVPVLCDAIRMAGIDVRCSTKEFWESDTDYDIIHFQWPEEVIGWTCSNPDTIRRLEERIRFFRSRGTRFIYTRHNVRPHYANEIISRAYDIIESQSDIVVHMGRFSRGEFLTRYPDSQNTVIPHHIYQYTYKEDISVERARQYLNLSQDAFIVTAFGKFRNREEIRMVLGAFRSWNEERKMLLAPRLYPFSRHNNYGRNFLKRWISRAGYYLFMPLFNRIYKLQAGANDELIDNCDLPYYMAASDVIFIQRKDILNSGNVPLAFLYHKVVVGPKVGNIGELLSETGNPTFNPDNKKDILRALEEARRLAAWGQGEVNYTYGMENMSIHKVGQAYAQTYKQAING
- a CDS encoding glycosyltransferase; the encoded protein is MNIVDWILFTLLGLCVCYLLLYAIASKFYRAPHFPETRTFRRFVVFFPAYKEDRVIVSSARSFLEQDYPQELFDVIVISDQMQSTTNDTLRSLPIRLLIADYKESSKAKALTMAIDSIEGEPYDIVVIMDADNLTSPDFLAEVNRAFDNGVKSLQAHRTGKNLNTDISVLDGISEEINNGIFRSGHNTLGLSAALSGSGMAFEAEWFRQNVKHLETAGEDKELEVLLLQQRIHTTYLPQIPIYDEKTQKEEAISNQRKRWIAAQFGILRSSLSGLWKAICQGNIDYCDKIIQWMLPPRLIQLAAVFGLTLIFTAIGIWLSLQDNSSGHEWTIAIKWWILSAAQIAAMILPIPNNLLNKQLGKAIIKIPILALNTIGNLFKLKGAYKKFIHTEHGEEHS
- a CDS encoding glycosyltransferase family 4 protein, giving the protein MKIAIEAQRIFRPNKHGMDFVALETIRELQKMDHENEYFIFISPGEDRCLESSDNVHIIELKCPTYPLWEQVALPRAVKSIKPDLLHCTSNTAPLHCSVPLVLTLHDIIYLEKRQSSSLSWYQEMGWHYRRLVVPRILPKCKKIITVSQFERKRILEALHLPEEQLVAVYNGFNSHFHLQPKAPEITRKYIDAENYLFFLGNTDPKKNTPRVLKAYSDYLKQSVQKLPLLIADLKEDAIDRILEEEKITKIKSYLRFPGYIANTDLPALYAGAFAFLYPSLRESFGIPMLEAMACGTPIIAGNTSAMPEIAGEGALLADPFNSKDITEKILQLESDETFYQKQVEYGLKRSQQFSWRNAAESLLNIYKEFA